From Pseudomonas sp. FP2335, the proteins below share one genomic window:
- a CDS encoding RHS repeat-associated core domain-containing protein, which translates to MADALWAARMGDALAHTSMMADILGGVLEVAANIAITAVATAAVVAATGITVATGGLGCFLLGAVVGTIVGLAMSKTGADKGLSNLCESFSNALFPPTVQANILTGSTNTLTNNIPAARAAGAISSHVAPAGTELEEPAPEPGYLDMAESFFSQMWRPTVATPAPGAVPKPLDLVVCMKHPPMPPQFLAEGSDKVTVNGQPAVRSGDRSTCDATVVGSGLISSNVTIGGGSVVVREIRSGKTPGVGLAVTALLMLKGGKGKFFSKLPCMLISGATSMAVSSAMGAMANAAMGSSNPVHAATGAKVLGDVEELDFVLPGILPIAWQRVYNSRDERSGSLLGAGWSVAYEVCVDIRPHPEGGETLIYTDEQGRPIDMGSIPLGGAVFSAGEGLAVRRHLNGQLLIESDDGLYRLFEPTANPSRLRLSQLGDRNDNRIYIDYDEAGHLVRLRDTHDLVQVELIREQGQLALIERVYPDQRREVLVSYGYDMAGSLAQVSDATGQVQRRFAYDNGRRMVEHQLPTGLRCFYEWALVENLEWRVVRHWTDEGDAYQFDYDLQAGLTRITDGLQRVSTRLWNTQHQIIQYSDNLGQTWLFEWNDERQLLSATDPQGGRYEYSYDEAGNLIGESDPLGRSDSTVWLEHWALPVSVTDCEGNTWRSRYDARGNCTVETDPLGHVTRYRYDSHGQPVEIIDATGKSKRLRWNPFGQLIEHIDCSGYPTRFSYDERGYLQVIIDALGERTSFVHDAQGRVLSTQLPDGRTEYFQRDGSGQLVAHTDFAGHSTHYQRNRKGQVRERVDAHGRQVSFAYDSYGRLRTLTNENGEQYRFEWDANDRVSEQQDLDGSLRRYDYDALNNISRMEAVAAPVGIGLAVVTAVPEPSIVHDFERDAAGRMVVKVTDDGRTEYSYDLLDQLKAVTFTHKTGQQHTVSFTYDALGQTVEEKTRAGVLQHCYDELGNLNQTRLPDGRWLNRLYYGSGHLHQINLDGRVISDFERDRLHREVLRTQGHLSTRQRYDRCGRLRSRERGHISRASVLPGAVLKQFEYDPADNLVGKLEQRPGGQHSQLLHYDATDRIIASQDNFAARHETYSYDAAANLLDGPQAGAGLVVHNKLLTYQDKRYRYDGFGRMVEKRSAQRGVQRFAYDAEHRLIEVRNEQGTQRSVVRMSYDPLGRRTSKTTHDANGHLLSETRFTWDGLRLVQEHKHAQTSLYIYGDEGHEPLARVDGTGAQQKVRYYHNDMNGLPELLSEAEGQTVWQASYQVWGNTVRETREPYYIEEQNLRFQGQYLDRETGLHHNIFRFYDPDIGRFTTPDPIGLAGGLNLYLYSTNPLTWIDPYGLNPKDLVRYKPKDSVTPKAGGRGTAINRAWGEERELVTRGGGSRDWADHERELIKNTKSNARLNSLMSKAGYTGHHINSVEGNGALGKAWKGDPRNIVFLQNANHPSGIDEHLNSPQGHRKNYANAGKGRLIDRARTPATKPGCGK; encoded by the coding sequence ATGGCTGACGCGCTATGGGCGGCCCGCATGGGCGACGCGCTTGCCCACACGTCGATGATGGCCGACATCCTCGGCGGTGTGCTGGAGGTGGCGGCCAATATTGCGATCACCGCCGTGGCAACCGCAGCGGTGGTGGCCGCCACCGGCATAACCGTCGCCACTGGCGGGCTCGGTTGCTTCCTGCTGGGCGCGGTGGTGGGCACGATTGTCGGGCTGGCCATGAGCAAGACGGGGGCGGACAAAGGCCTGTCGAATTTATGCGAGAGCTTTAGCAACGCCCTGTTTCCGCCCACGGTACAGGCAAACATTCTCACCGGTTCCACCAACACCCTGACCAATAACATCCCCGCCGCCCGCGCTGCCGGGGCGATCAGCTCCCACGTCGCGCCGGCCGGCACCGAGCTGGAAGAACCCGCACCAGAGCCCGGTTACCTGGACATGGCCGAGAGTTTCTTCTCACAGATGTGGCGCCCGACGGTCGCTACGCCGGCGCCAGGCGCGGTGCCCAAGCCGCTGGACCTGGTGGTGTGCATGAAGCACCCGCCCATGCCGCCGCAGTTCCTGGCCGAGGGCTCGGACAAGGTCACGGTCAACGGCCAGCCGGCGGTGCGCAGCGGTGATCGCAGTACGTGCGATGCGACGGTGGTGGGTTCGGGGCTGATTTCCTCCAATGTGACCATCGGCGGCGGTTCGGTGGTGGTGCGCGAGATTCGCAGCGGCAAGACGCCGGGCGTCGGGCTGGCGGTGACGGCGTTGTTGATGCTCAAAGGTGGCAAGGGCAAGTTCTTCAGCAAGCTGCCGTGCATGCTGATCAGCGGCGCGACGTCGATGGCCGTCAGCAGCGCGATGGGGGCGATGGCGAATGCGGCGATGGGCTCGTCGAACCCGGTGCATGCGGCGACCGGCGCGAAAGTGTTGGGCGATGTCGAGGAGCTGGATTTTGTGCTGCCCGGCATCCTGCCGATTGCCTGGCAACGGGTCTACAACAGCCGCGATGAACGCTCGGGCAGCTTGTTGGGTGCTGGCTGGAGCGTGGCTTATGAAGTGTGCGTCGACATTCGCCCCCATCCTGAGGGGGGTGAAACGCTGATCTACACCGACGAGCAGGGTCGGCCGATCGACATGGGCTCGATTCCTTTGGGCGGCGCGGTATTCAGCGCCGGTGAAGGACTCGCGGTGCGCCGCCACCTCAATGGGCAGCTGCTGATCGAAAGCGACGATGGCCTGTACCGGTTGTTCGAGCCTACGGCCAACCCGTCGCGGCTGCGTCTGAGCCAGTTGGGTGATCGTAACGACAACCGTATCTACATCGACTATGACGAAGCCGGGCATCTGGTAAGGCTGCGCGATACGCACGATCTGGTGCAAGTTGAGCTGATTCGTGAGCAAGGCCAATTGGCGCTCATCGAGCGTGTGTATCCCGATCAGCGTCGTGAAGTGCTGGTCAGCTACGGCTATGACATGGCCGGGAGCCTGGCGCAAGTAAGCGACGCGACCGGCCAGGTGCAACGGCGTTTTGCCTACGACAACGGCCGCCGGATGGTCGAGCATCAACTGCCGACCGGGTTACGGTGTTTTTACGAATGGGCGTTGGTGGAAAACCTGGAATGGCGCGTGGTCCGGCATTGGACCGATGAAGGCGACGCTTACCAGTTCGACTATGACTTGCAGGCCGGCCTCACGCGTATCACCGATGGCTTGCAGCGCGTCAGCACCCGCCTGTGGAACACGCAGCACCAGATCATCCAGTACAGTGACAACCTCGGCCAGACCTGGCTGTTCGAGTGGAACGACGAACGCCAATTGCTCAGCGCCACCGATCCGCAGGGTGGGCGTTATGAGTACAGCTATGACGAGGCCGGAAACCTGATCGGCGAGAGTGACCCGTTGGGGCGCAGTGATTCGACGGTGTGGCTGGAGCATTGGGCCTTGCCGGTATCGGTGACTGACTGCGAGGGCAACACCTGGCGTTCACGTTACGACGCACGGGGTAACTGTACCGTCGAGACCGACCCGCTAGGGCATGTCACGAGGTATCGCTACGATAGTCACGGCCAACCGGTAGAGATCATCGACGCCACCGGCAAAAGCAAACGGCTACGCTGGAATCCGTTCGGCCAGCTCATTGAACACATTGACTGCTCCGGTTACCCGACGCGCTTCAGCTACGACGAGAGAGGTTATTTACAGGTCATCATTGATGCACTGGGTGAGCGCACGTCGTTTGTACACGACGCCCAAGGCCGAGTGCTGAGTACTCAACTTCCAGATGGGCGTACTGAATATTTCCAACGCGACGGCAGCGGCCAACTGGTTGCACATACCGACTTTGCCGGCCACTCCACACACTATCAGCGCAACCGTAAGGGGCAGGTCCGCGAGCGCGTCGATGCGCACGGCCGACAGGTCAGTTTTGCCTATGACAGCTATGGCCGCCTGCGTACGTTGACCAACGAAAACGGTGAACAATACCGTTTCGAATGGGACGCCAATGATCGTGTCTCCGAGCAACAGGATCTGGATGGCAGTCTCCGCCGCTATGACTACGACGCACTGAACAACATTTCACGCATGGAGGCGGTTGCAGCACCAGTCGGCATTGGCCTGGCAGTAGTAACGGCGGTGCCCGAACCATCCATCGTGCATGACTTTGAGCGCGACGCGGCGGGACGAATGGTGGTCAAAGTCACCGATGACGGGCGTACGGAATACAGTTACGACTTACTGGACCAGCTCAAAGCTGTCACGTTTACCCATAAGACAGGCCAACAACACACCGTCAGCTTCACTTATGACGCCCTTGGGCAGACCGTCGAAGAAAAAACCAGGGCAGGTGTTTTACAACATTGCTACGACGAGTTGGGAAACCTCAACCAGACTCGCTTACCCGACGGGCGCTGGCTCAATCGGTTGTACTACGGCAGCGGTCACCTCCATCAGATAAACCTCGATGGACGGGTTATCAGCGACTTTGAGCGCGACCGCTTACACCGCGAAGTCCTGCGTACTCAGGGACACCTGAGTACACGCCAGCGTTATGATCGCTGCGGCCGATTGCGCTCGCGCGAACGCGGCCATATCAGCCGGGCATCGGTACTCCCTGGCGCAGTACTAAAACAGTTCGAGTATGACCCCGCCGATAACTTGGTGGGCAAGCTTGAGCAACGGCCCGGCGGTCAGCACAGCCAGTTGCTGCATTACGATGCAACCGACCGAATAATCGCCAGCCAGGACAATTTTGCAGCACGACACGAAACCTATTCCTATGACGCCGCTGCCAACCTGCTCGATGGCCCACAGGCTGGCGCCGGACTGGTTGTACACAACAAGCTCCTGACATACCAAGACAAACGCTATCGCTACGACGGTTTCGGCCGCATGGTCGAGAAGCGAAGTGCCCAACGCGGCGTCCAGCGATTCGCCTATGACGCTGAACATCGCTTGATTGAGGTACGAAATGAACAGGGCACGCAGCGATCAGTCGTCCGCATGTCCTACGACCCTCTTGGCCGACGAACATCCAAAACAACCCACGACGCAAATGGCCATTTACTGAGTGAAACTCGCTTCACATGGGATGGGCTGCGGTTGGTGCAAGAGCACAAACATGCGCAGACCAGTCTTTATATCTACGGTGACGAAGGTCACGAACCCCTGGCCAGGGTTGACGGGACAGGCGCCCAGCAAAAAGTGCGCTATTACCACAATGACATGAACGGGCTGCCCGAGTTGCTTTCGGAAGCAGAAGGCCAGACAGTCTGGCAAGCCAGCTATCAGGTCTGGGGAAACACCGTTCGAGAAACGCGTGAGCCTTACTACATTGAAGAGCAGAACCTGCGGTTCCAGGGGCAGTATCTGGATCGGGAGACTGGCCTGCATCACAACATTTTCCGCTTCTACGATCCGGATATCGGCCGCTTCACTACGCCTGACCCCATTGGCCTCGCCGGGGGGCTGAATCTTTATCTGTATTCAACGAATCCGCTGACGTGGATCGACCCCTACGGCCTGAACCCGAAGGATTTGGTACGGTACAAGCCCAAAGATTCCGTGACACCCAAGGCTGGTGGTCGTGGCACAGCCATCAATCGGGCTTGGGGAGAAGAGCGGGAGCTTGTGACCCGCGGTGGCGGCTCAAGAGACTGGGCGGACCATGAGCGTGAGTTGATCAAAAATACCAAGAGCAACGCACGCTTGAATTCTTTGATGTCCAAAGCAGGCTACACCGGCCACCACATCAACAGCGTCGAAGGTAACGGTGCATTGGGCAAAGCCTGGAAAGGTGACCCAAGGAACATTGTGTTCTTGCAAAACGCGAACCATCCAAGTGGCATTGACGAACACTTGAACAGCCCGCAAGGGCACAGGAAGAATTACGCCAACGCAGGCAAAGGCCGATTGATCGACCGAGCCAGAACACCCGCTACAAAACCCGGCTGCGGTAAATAG
- a CDS encoding DcrB-related protein, with amino-acid sequence MTYRINEFQFQLPAAELQDATINILKFPELGTSLIISRSLLAEDETLHSNFADQLKRLEQQVQDLRCQPSTVVRLGAAQEIEGIELRSQFNKGNDKVFQYQLALVLPGTRKMLALSYVKAEKLGDAEAAHWALIKHSLSFDAP; translated from the coding sequence ATGACGTACCGAATCAACGAATTCCAGTTCCAACTGCCGGCCGCCGAGTTGCAGGACGCCACGATCAATATCCTCAAGTTCCCTGAACTGGGCACTTCCCTGATCATCAGTCGCAGCCTCTTGGCCGAGGACGAAACCCTGCACAGCAACTTCGCCGACCAGCTCAAGCGCCTGGAACAACAGGTGCAGGATTTGCGCTGCCAGCCGAGCACAGTCGTGCGTTTGGGCGCGGCTCAAGAGATCGAAGGCATCGAGTTGCGCAGCCAGTTCAACAAGGGCAATGACAAGGTGTTCCAGTACCAATTGGCGTTGGTGTTGCCGGGCACGCGCAAGATGCTCGCGTTGAGCTATGTGAAAGCCGAAAAGCTCGGCGATGCCGAGGCCGCGCATTGGGCCTTGATCAAGCACTCGCTGTCGTTCGACGCCCCTTGA